A portion of the Actomonas aquatica genome contains these proteins:
- a CDS encoding chemotaxis protein CheX, protein MSQVDPATTTAPNAIAPDIVKNAINRAVDTVCNIMLRETVEMKGASNQPIPAADGNGAYVIGSVGFVGDINGIVYLCFDEDFALFATQKALGMDRAEILLEGFELIKDTVGELTNMTVGNFKNVLCDAGHPCMLTLPTIIRAQKLSTGSSSKIDRVVYRYECAGHFLAADLQIRADAG, encoded by the coding sequence ATGTCTCAAGTCGACCCTGCCACCACCACCGCCCCCAACGCCATCGCCCCCGATATCGTGAAGAACGCGATCAACCGTGCGGTCGATACGGTGTGCAACATCATGCTGCGGGAGACGGTCGAGATGAAGGGTGCCTCCAACCAACCGATCCCGGCCGCCGACGGTAACGGCGCCTACGTGATCGGTTCGGTGGGTTTTGTCGGCGACATCAACGGCATCGTCTACCTGTGCTTCGACGAAGACTTCGCCCTCTTCGCCACCCAAAAGGCGCTCGGCATGGACCGCGCCGAAATCCTTCTCGAAGGGTTTGAGCTCATCAAAGACACCGTCGGCGAACTCACCAACATGACGGTGGGCAACTTCAAGAACGTGCTCTGCGACGCCGGTCACCCCTGCATGCTCACCCTGCCCACCATCATCCGGGCGCAAAAACTTTCCACCGGCTCCTCCTCCAAAATCGACCGCGTCGTCTATCGTTACGAATGCGCCGGTCACTTCCTCGCCGCCGACCTCCAAATCCGCGCCGACGCCGGCTAA
- a CDS encoding diaminopimelate decarboxylase, which yields MTDKSLPFDRDQLEAIAAQVPTPFHIYDEGAMRANARAFYEAFSWVPGGFKNFFAVKALPNPFVMEALKEEGLGGDCSSMGELVLCEAVGIKGEDIVFTSNDTPAYEYRKAAELGAIINLDDIRHITYLEEALGGTLPELLSFRYNPGPLKAGNAIIGKPEEAKYGFTREQLFEGYRMAQAKGVKRFGLHTMVASNELNPDYFVETAQMLFDLVVELNRELGITFEMLNLGGGIGIPYRPEDTAVDLKLVGEKIREAYEATIVANGLGPIKITMECGRMITGPYGYLVGRVLHRKSTYKEYIGLDACMANLMRPGMYGSYHHVSVPGREDAPKLVCDVTGSLCENNDKFAIDREIPTPEVGDLVVIHDSGAHGHSMGFNYNAKLRSAEVLWQGGDQWKVIRRAETLADHFATLDYPGLSG from the coding sequence ATGACCGACAAGAGCCTGCCCTTTGACCGAGACCAACTGGAAGCGATCGCCGCTCAGGTGCCGACGCCGTTCCATATCTACGACGAAGGTGCGATGCGCGCCAACGCGCGGGCCTTTTACGAGGCCTTTTCGTGGGTGCCGGGTGGCTTCAAGAATTTCTTCGCGGTCAAGGCGCTGCCGAATCCGTTCGTGATGGAAGCGCTCAAGGAAGAGGGACTCGGCGGTGACTGCTCCTCGATGGGTGAACTCGTGCTCTGCGAGGCGGTGGGCATCAAGGGTGAGGACATCGTCTTCACGTCCAACGACACACCGGCCTACGAATACCGCAAGGCGGCCGAGCTGGGGGCGATCATCAACCTCGATGACATCCGTCACATCACCTACCTCGAGGAGGCGCTCGGCGGCACCTTGCCGGAGTTGCTCAGCTTCCGCTACAACCCGGGGCCGCTGAAGGCGGGCAACGCCATCATCGGCAAGCCGGAGGAGGCCAAGTATGGTTTCACCCGCGAGCAGCTCTTCGAAGGCTATCGCATGGCGCAGGCGAAGGGCGTGAAGCGTTTTGGGCTGCACACCATGGTGGCGTCCAACGAGCTCAACCCCGACTACTTCGTCGAGACGGCGCAGATGCTCTTCGACCTCGTGGTCGAGTTGAACCGCGAGCTCGGCATCACCTTTGAGATGCTCAACCTCGGTGGCGGCATCGGCATCCCGTATCGCCCGGAGGACACGGCGGTGGACCTGAAGTTGGTCGGTGAAAAAATCCGCGAAGCCTACGAGGCGACGATCGTCGCGAACGGGCTCGGTCCGATCAAGATCACCATGGAATGTGGCCGCATGATCACGGGGCCGTATGGCTACCTCGTGGGCCGCGTGTTGCACCGCAAGTCGACCTACAAGGAATACATCGGTCTGGACGCGTGCATGGCCAATCTGATGCGTCCGGGCATGTATGGCTCCTACCACCACGTGAGTGTGCCGGGCCGCGAGGACGCGCCGAAGCTGGTGTGCGACGTGACCGGCTCGCTGTGTGAAAACAACGACAAGTTTGCCATCGACCGTGAAATCCCGACGCCCGAGGTCGGCGACCTGGTGGTGATCCACGACAGTGGCGCACACGGCCACTCGATGGGCTTCAACTACAACGCCAAGCTGCGTTCGGCTGAAGTGCTGTGGCAGGGCGGCGACCAGTGGAAGGTGATCCGCCGCGCCGAAACGCTGGCCGATCATTTCGCGACCTTGGATTATCCGGGACTCAGCGGCTGA
- a CDS encoding TlpA family protein disulfide reductase: MYRFRRVLLTLSLALIPAFAGSAFAQSAAAPSPMLAPEASEPIQKLNAIMEQLQAKASSGEATSAEDFAPEVAALEELLASYEGQVDEDIARIAMTVAMVKAQLGADLDTVVAQLESVTTTYPGTQAAAMAGQMLQRAAAAQAKEAAAAKLVGSPAPEIDFTWSTHDGLTKLSDLKGKVVVLDFWATWCGPCIRSFPQVAELTAHYAGSPVEVVGVTSLQGKVHGLQPTPIDTAGDPEREHELMNDFIAAKDITWTIVFSEQEVFNDDYGVTGIPHMAIIAPDGTVRHSGLHPAMPHDEKTAMIDAILEEFGLPVPTSE; encoded by the coding sequence ATGTATCGTTTTCGACGCGTCTTGTTGACCCTTTCTCTGGCCCTCATCCCGGCTTTTGCCGGGTCCGCCTTCGCCCAAAGCGCCGCGGCCCCCTCGCCGATGCTCGCCCCGGAAGCCTCCGAACCCATTCAAAAACTGAATGCGATCATGGAGCAGCTGCAGGCCAAAGCCTCCTCCGGTGAAGCCACCTCCGCCGAAGATTTCGCCCCCGAAGTCGCCGCTTTGGAAGAGTTGCTCGCTTCCTACGAAGGCCAGGTGGACGAGGATATCGCCCGCATCGCCATGACCGTTGCCATGGTCAAAGCCCAGCTCGGTGCCGACCTCGACACCGTCGTGGCGCAGCTCGAATCGGTCACCACCACCTACCCGGGCACCCAGGCCGCCGCCATGGCCGGCCAGATGCTGCAACGCGCCGCCGCCGCTCAAGCCAAGGAAGCCGCCGCCGCGAAGCTCGTCGGCAGCCCGGCCCCTGAGATCGACTTCACGTGGTCCACCCACGACGGCCTCACGAAACTTTCCGACCTCAAGGGCAAGGTCGTCGTGCTCGACTTCTGGGCCACCTGGTGCGGCCCCTGCATCCGCTCCTTCCCGCAGGTCGCCGAGCTCACCGCCCACTACGCCGGCAGCCCGGTGGAAGTCGTCGGCGTCACCAGCCTCCAAGGCAAAGTGCACGGCCTGCAACCGACCCCGATCGACACGGCCGGCGATCCCGAGCGCGAACACGAGCTCATGAACGACTTCATTGCCGCCAAGGACATCACCTGGACCATCGTCTTCAGCGAACAGGAAGTCTTCAACGACGACTACGGCGTCACCGGTATCCCCCACATGGCCATCATCGCCCCCGACGGCACCGTGCGTCACAGCGGCCTGCACCCGGCCATGCCCCACGACGAAAAGACCGCCATGATCGACGCCATCCTCGAGGAGTTTGGGCTCCCGGTCCCGACCTCCGAGTAA